Proteins from a single region of Methanoculleus horonobensis:
- a CDS encoding PQQ-dependent sugar dehydrogenase, producing the protein MKYAPEHFVLAAALVLLCLLPAGVLAQAEDVVQVNGSSFVPERLEFSEDLLDDLNLPEGFEVNVFARDLVNPRIITVGDDGTVYVTQPEENQTTALRDTDGDGAADEEEVVVSGIGYLHGIAYHNDSLYLATPTEVYVAAVGPNGSVGDAELLVGGLPDGGQHPNRTLRFGPDGRLYLSVGSSCNACPEPNPEHATMLQINGSERRIYAEGLRNTIGFDWHPETGEFWAFDQGSDWRGPDLPPEELNRIEEGGNYGWPWCYGKQQIDTVIAQEPPNMTREEFCAMSVPSVLEYQAHSSPMQFVFYNETQFPEEYRNDAFLTLRGSWNRYPPVGYKVVRVQFNDAGEPEGFEDFMTGFLHNNETAFSARLCGLAIAEDGSLLVGDDTNGVIYRVSYAGAENATAS; encoded by the coding sequence ATGAAGTACGCACCGGAACATTTTGTGCTCGCGGCTGCTCTGGTTCTCCTCTGCCTTCTCCCGGCAGGGGTGCTCGCCCAGGCCGAGGACGTGGTGCAGGTCAACGGCTCCAGTTTCGTGCCGGAACGCCTGGAGTTCAGCGAAGACCTGCTGGACGACCTTAACCTCCCCGAGGGCTTTGAAGTGAACGTTTTTGCACGTGATCTCGTGAACCCGAGGATCATAACCGTCGGGGATGACGGCACGGTCTATGTCACGCAGCCGGAGGAGAATCAGACAACTGCCCTCCGCGACACGGACGGCGACGGCGCGGCCGATGAAGAGGAGGTCGTCGTCTCCGGGATCGGTTACCTGCACGGGATCGCCTATCATAACGACAGCCTCTACCTCGCGACGCCGACAGAGGTCTACGTCGCCGCAGTCGGCCCGAACGGCAGTGTCGGCGACGCCGAACTCCTCGTCGGCGGACTGCCCGACGGAGGGCAGCACCCGAACCGCACGCTCCGCTTCGGCCCCGACGGCCGGCTCTATCTCTCGGTGGGGAGCAGCTGCAACGCCTGCCCGGAGCCGAACCCCGAACATGCAACCATGCTCCAGATCAACGGCAGCGAGCGCCGCATCTATGCCGAAGGGCTCCGAAACACCATCGGCTTCGACTGGCACCCCGAGACCGGCGAGTTCTGGGCATTCGACCAGGGATCCGACTGGCGGGGCCCGGATCTGCCCCCTGAGGAGCTGAACCGGATCGAGGAAGGAGGAAACTACGGGTGGCCGTGGTGTTACGGGAAGCAGCAGATCGACACGGTCATCGCACAGGAGCCCCCGAACATGACCCGCGAAGAGTTCTGCGCCATGAGCGTCCCGTCGGTGCTCGAGTACCAGGCGCACAGCTCGCCGATGCAGTTTGTCTTCTACAACGAGACGCAGTTCCCGGAAGAGTACCGGAACGACGCCTTCTTAACCCTCCGCGGGTCGTGGAACCGCTACCCGCCGGTCGGCTACAAGGTGGTGCGGGTTCAGTTCAATGACGCGGGCGAGCCCGAGGGGTTCGAGGACTTCATGACCGGGTTCCTGCACAACAACGAAACGGCTTTCTCCGCCCGGCTCTGCGGACTTGCGATTGCAGAGGACGGTTCGCTGCTCGTGGGTGATGATACCAACGGCGTGATCTACCGGGTATCCTACGCAGGAGCGGAGAACGCGACGGCCAGCTAA
- a CDS encoding SpoIIE family protein phosphatase, giving the protein MSESEPERRRIRIPVRTKFLLAFLGLSTVALLLAGSLAFTQMNDVGSYALDRSTDLGIRAMNDSTAALERNAEESLLRLAQDQAYISNIVFEQVSGDLEVMERYATTLQGNPSMVRPRHFYLQDEEPADRRSTSVLFLSPGIDAGLLSEERNAAGMMDDIFIPISATNRHLANVYVGTGSGMAMIYPWTAGLDATCDPRLRSWFVQANGAGGAVWSEPYVDLIGHGLMVTCSRPVYTSGRDWVWVVGADVTIETINQQIIGTQVGDRGYAMLIDSHGNVISRPGLTSGDLRWDESFVTENLLASENPDLVAVAGKMTAGESGVARVGFDDGERFIAYAPVRSVNWSVGVVMPVDEVLAPIEETRTSIFQASEDTVQHISGQQETMKAVFTGTFLGLLAVVALLTLVVTRHITRPIEELQRGSEAIGRGDLDHRVEVATGDEFEDLACSFNKMAADLKGHVEDLRRTTAEKERVAKELEIAKEIQQSILPESAPVLPGFDLAGFNLPAREVGGDFFDYIPVGEGCWGVEIADVSGKGVPAALFMALSRTLVRASASENPDPAGSILEANRYICMDSKTCMFVTLFYGILDTRKGTFTYVNAGHNPPLLFRKGSTVAELLQGKGIALGIFDDIELELVELRLNSGDTVVFYTDGVTEATNERDEEYGTERLTTLIPKLVGLGAREMIAAIVEDVTTHAGSQPQFDDITLVVLKVG; this is encoded by the coding sequence ATGAGCGAGAGTGAGCCGGAGCGCCGCCGGATCCGGATCCCGGTCAGAACCAAGTTCCTCCTCGCATTCCTGGGCCTCTCGACGGTCGCCCTTCTTCTCGCCGGTTCTCTTGCATTCACGCAGATGAACGATGTCGGCAGCTATGCCCTTGACCGGAGCACCGATCTCGGAATCCGCGCGATGAACGACAGCACAGCTGCGCTTGAGCGCAACGCCGAGGAGTCGCTTCTCCGGCTCGCGCAGGATCAGGCCTATATCAGCAACATCGTCTTTGAGCAGGTGAGCGGGGACCTTGAGGTGATGGAGCGCTACGCGACGACCCTCCAGGGGAACCCATCCATGGTTCGGCCGCGGCACTTCTACCTGCAGGACGAGGAGCCGGCAGACCGGCGTTCGACCTCGGTTCTCTTCCTCTCGCCCGGCATCGATGCCGGCCTTCTCAGCGAAGAGCGGAACGCCGCAGGGATGATGGACGATATCTTCATTCCCATCTCCGCAACGAACCGGCACCTGGCGAACGTCTACGTCGGGACTGGGTCCGGGATGGCGATGATCTATCCCTGGACGGCCGGGCTTGACGCCACGTGCGATCCCCGGCTCAGGAGCTGGTTCGTGCAGGCGAACGGGGCCGGAGGAGCGGTCTGGTCCGAGCCGTACGTCGACCTCATCGGCCACGGCCTGATGGTGACATGTTCGCGGCCGGTTTACACCTCCGGGAGAGACTGGGTCTGGGTGGTCGGTGCGGACGTCACGATCGAGACGATCAACCAGCAGATCATCGGCACCCAGGTGGGCGACCGGGGCTATGCCATGCTGATCGACTCGCATGGAAACGTCATCAGCCGACCCGGCCTCACCTCGGGCGATCTGCGGTGGGACGAGTCGTTCGTCACCGAGAACCTGCTCGCGAGCGAGAACCCGGATCTCGTCGCGGTCGCCGGGAAGATGACCGCGGGGGAGAGCGGGGTCGCCAGGGTCGGGTTTGACGACGGCGAGCGATTCATCGCGTATGCCCCTGTCCGGAGCGTGAACTGGAGCGTCGGCGTCGTGATGCCGGTCGATGAGGTGCTCGCGCCGATAGAGGAGACCCGGACGAGCATCTTCCAGGCGTCGGAGGATACCGTCCAGCACATCAGCGGTCAGCAGGAGACGATGAAGGCCGTCTTTACCGGAACCTTCCTCGGCCTGCTCGCCGTCGTCGCCCTCCTGACCCTCGTCGTCACCCGCCACATCACCCGGCCGATCGAGGAGTTGCAGAGAGGCTCGGAGGCCATAGGGCGGGGCGACCTCGATCACCGGGTGGAGGTGGCGACCGGGGACGAGTTCGAAGATCTCGCCTGCTCGTTCAATAAGATGGCGGCCGATCTGAAGGGGCATGTCGAGGATCTCCGCCGAACTACCGCGGAGAAGGAGCGGGTTGCAAAAGAGCTCGAGATCGCGAAGGAGATCCAGCAGAGCATCCTCCCGGAGTCGGCTCCGGTGCTCCCCGGCTTCGACCTCGCGGGTTTCAACCTGCCTGCCCGCGAGGTGGGCGGGGACTTCTTCGATTACATCCCGGTCGGGGAAGGCTGCTGGGGCGTTGAGATTGCCGACGTCTCGGGGAAAGGCGTTCCTGCCGCACTCTTCATGGCGCTCTCCCGCACCCTCGTCCGGGCGAGCGCCTCGGAGAACCCGGATCCCGCCGGGTCGATCCTTGAGGCGAACCGATACATCTGCATGGACTCAAAGACCTGCATGTTCGTCACGCTCTTCTACGGGATCCTCGATACCCGGAAGGGAACCTTCACCTACGTAAACGCAGGCCACAACCCTCCCCTCCTCTTCAGGAAAGGCTCGACCGTTGCGGAACTACTCCAGGGGAAGGGGATCGCGCTCGGGATCTTTGACGATATCGAGCTCGAACTCGTGGAGCTCCGGTTGAATTCCGGCGATACGGTGGTCTTCTACACCGACGGAGTGACCGAGGCCACGAATGAGCGCGACGAGGAGTACGGCACGGAGCGGCTTACAACGCTCATCCCGAAACTGGTCGGCCTCGGGGCACGGGAGATGATCGCGGCGATCGTGGAGGATGTCACCACCCACGCAGGAAGTCAGCCTCAGTTCGACGACATCACGCTCGTGGTCCTGAAGGTCGGGTAA
- a CDS encoding cache domain-containing protein — protein sequence MNSQLYPWIVAMLAVLIAVGAGFAALNQQAPPPASVTDGDAATLLIHLQSDITAALEALDGHLSHAAFELGKTDLSGAAARGTLANLSATDPSIIDCTVSNANGTILAVEPAAYRDVEGMEIGGQAHVRHILATKRPIMSETITVAEEIPAAVIVAPVFTNEGLFVGFSSIVFRPEVLIGGIAGPAANGTPYQVMVVQTDGRVIYDTDPAQIGKMTFEDPLYVDYPDLLDVARRVAGERYGTATYGFTDGGEAVQKEITWTTAGLHGVEWRVAVIRAVE from the coding sequence ATGAATTCTCAATTATACCCGTGGATCGTTGCCATGCTGGCGGTTCTGATCGCTGTCGGCGCCGGTTTTGCCGCATTGAACCAGCAGGCACCGCCGCCTGCCTCCGTGACCGATGGAGATGCTGCGACGCTCCTCATCCACCTGCAGTCCGATATCACAGCGGCGCTCGAGGCCCTGGACGGCCACTTGAGCCATGCCGCGTTCGAACTCGGGAAGACCGATCTCTCCGGCGCCGCCGCTCGCGGAACCCTCGCGAACCTCTCCGCAACCGACCCGTCGATCATCGACTGCACGGTCAGCAACGCGAACGGCACGATCCTCGCCGTCGAACCGGCGGCGTACCGCGACGTCGAGGGCATGGAGATCGGTGGCCAGGCCCATGTCCGGCACATCCTCGCGACGAAGCGGCCGATCATGAGCGAGACGATCACGGTCGCGGAGGAGATCCCGGCGGCGGTCATCGTAGCACCCGTCTTCACGAACGAAGGGCTGTTTGTCGGGTTCTCCTCCATCGTCTTCCGGCCGGAGGTTCTGATCGGAGGCATCGCCGGCCCGGCGGCGAACGGCACCCCGTACCAGGTGATGGTCGTCCAGACGGACGGACGGGTGATCTACGACACCGACCCGGCCCAGATCGGGAAGATGACGTTTGAAGACCCGCTCTATGTCGACTACCCGGATCTGCTCGACGTGGCCCGCCGGGTCGCCGGTGAGCGTTACGGCACCGCGACCTATGGGTTCACTGACGGCGGTGAGGCGGTGCAGAAGGAGATCACCTGGACGACCGCCGGACTCCACGGGGTAGAGTGGAGAGTGGCGGTGATCCGGGCGGTTGAGTAG
- a CDS encoding small multi-drug export protein: MSTDDTNNIPRPEGYWNLFASPCLAGPIKFVLPFVIALALFAGLYLIEPYQQFLVISGLLAAYFVPPAGKESIIPIAIVMGYPWWLITLAIFLLDVAVSLFVVWNFDLALKIPLVGRLLESGMTAGRNYTDARPWLRRFSTIGLALFVFFPLQGTGAMNGAILGRLLGLEKARVFACVCTGSLASSLVIALGSDALLDIYRHDPALGIGILVAIVVAVLAAFVGWRIHQGRLRERTPR, from the coding sequence ATGAGCACAGACGATACGAACAATATACCCAGACCCGAGGGCTACTGGAACCTCTTCGCAAGCCCCTGCCTTGCCGGCCCCATAAAATTCGTTCTCCCGTTCGTCATCGCGCTGGCCCTTTTCGCGGGACTTTACCTGATCGAGCCCTACCAGCAGTTCCTCGTCATCTCGGGGCTGCTCGCCGCCTACTTTGTCCCCCCGGCCGGAAAGGAGTCGATCATTCCCATAGCGATCGTGATGGGCTACCCCTGGTGGCTCATCACCCTCGCAATCTTCCTCCTCGACGTGGCCGTCTCCCTCTTCGTCGTCTGGAACTTCGATCTGGCGCTGAAGATCCCGCTCGTCGGCCGCCTGCTCGAGAGCGGGATGACCGCGGGCCGGAACTACACCGATGCCCGGCCCTGGCTCCGGCGGTTCTCGACGATAGGGCTTGCCCTCTTCGTCTTCTTCCCGCTCCAGGGAACAGGGGCGATGAACGGGGCGATCCTCGGCCGGCTGCTGGGGCTGGAGAAGGCCAGGGTCTTCGCCTGCGTCTGCACCGGGTCGCTTGCCTCCAGCCTCGTCATCGCCCTCGGGTCCGACGCGCTCCTGGATATCTACCGGCATGACCCCGCGCTCGGGATCGGCATCCTGGTCGCGATCGTCGTCGCCGTTCTGGCCGCCTTTGTGGGATGGCGAATACACCAAGGGCGGCTCCGGGAACGGACTCCCCGGTGA
- a CDS encoding diacylglycerol/polyprenol kinase family protein, with the protein MHESLRQIVHLTFGLGIAGFVLLFDRDLVLSVLVLALFAGFILSDAISRGYTIPVVSPIIAGLERRDAAPGKGALFFALGALFCVAFFAKEIAFVGLVALSFLDSVTTLVGVRFGRTRIYNHKSLEGTLAGFAATAVVLSLLVPPGVALATAVVAAVAELASPVDDNLVVPVVASLALTILL; encoded by the coding sequence ATGCACGAGTCGCTCCGGCAGATCGTCCACCTCACCTTCGGTCTCGGGATCGCAGGTTTCGTCCTCCTCTTCGACCGCGACCTCGTCCTCTCCGTCCTCGTGCTCGCTCTCTTCGCGGGGTTCATCCTCTCCGACGCCATCTCCCGGGGCTACACCATCCCGGTCGTCTCGCCGATCATCGCGGGACTCGAGCGGCGCGACGCCGCCCCCGGAAAAGGAGCGCTCTTCTTTGCGCTCGGGGCTCTCTTCTGCGTTGCTTTCTTTGCAAAAGAGATCGCATTCGTCGGGCTCGTCGCGCTCTCGTTCCTCGACAGCGTCACCACCCTTGTCGGTGTCCGGTTCGGCAGAACCCGGATCTATAACCACAAATCGCTCGAAGGCACACTCGCCGGGTTCGCGGCGACGGCGGTCGTGCTCTCCCTCCTCGTCCCGCCCGGGGTAGCCCTCGCGACAGCGGTTGTCGCGGCCGTCGCCGAACTGGCGAGCCCTGTGGATGATAACCTCGTCGTCCCGGTCGTGGCCTCCCTCGCCCTCACGATACTGCTCTGA
- a CDS encoding cation diffusion facilitator family transporter encodes METVIPGEQESALKEKTARLSVASNTLLVATKLAVGISIGSVGIISEAIHSAIDLIAAAIAYVSVRQSARPPDECHTFGHGKYESISGLLEAVLILAAAILIINEAARNLLGGEETLNIEGLGLGIAVMLLSAGVNVYVSSRLMTVAKKTESIALESDAWHLRTDVYTSVGVVVGLVLIRLTGLVVLDSLIALAVAAIILRAAYDLIRRAFEDLVDRSLPVDEENRIREIVSGHCSDAIGFHRLRTRRSGPNRFVDFHLVVPRTATLEAAYGIVKQVEDDVRREFPRTSVTIRVQPCTGEDCSDCGIFTTCPGCDRPALCGKDKERE; translated from the coding sequence ATGGAGACGGTCATTCCGGGAGAACAGGAGAGTGCGCTCAAAGAGAAGACCGCACGCCTCTCGGTCGCGTCGAACACGCTTCTTGTCGCGACGAAACTTGCCGTCGGCATATCCATCGGATCGGTCGGGATCATATCCGAGGCGATCCACTCCGCCATCGACCTCATCGCCGCGGCAATCGCCTACGTTTCTGTTCGCCAGTCGGCCCGGCCGCCCGACGAGTGCCACACCTTCGGGCACGGGAAGTACGAGAGCATATCGGGGCTTCTTGAAGCGGTCCTGATCCTCGCGGCGGCTATCCTGATCATCAACGAGGCGGCGAGAAACCTCCTCGGCGGCGAGGAGACGCTGAACATCGAGGGGCTCGGGCTCGGTATCGCCGTCATGCTGCTCTCGGCCGGGGTGAACGTGTATGTCTCCTCCCGGTTGATGACGGTGGCGAAGAAGACCGAGTCGATCGCACTCGAGAGCGACGCCTGGCACCTCCGGACGGACGTCTACACCTCCGTCGGGGTCGTCGTAGGGCTCGTCCTGATCCGGCTGACCGGTCTTGTGGTGCTCGACTCGCTCATCGCGCTCGCAGTCGCCGCCATCATCCTCCGGGCGGCCTACGATCTCATCCGGCGCGCGTTCGAGGATCTCGTGGACAGGAGCCTTCCCGTCGACGAGGAGAACCGGATCCGGGAGATCGTCAGTGGGCACTGCTCGGACGCCATCGGTTTCCACCGGCTCCGGACCCGCCGATCGGGACCAAACCGGTTCGTGGACTTTCACCTGGTCGTCCCGCGGACCGCAACCCTCGAAGCGGCGTACGGCATCGTGAAACAGGTGGAAGACGATGTCCGGCGGGAGTTCCCCCGGACGAGCGTCACGATCCGGGTTCAGCCCTGCACCGGCGAGGACTGCTCCGACTGCGGGATCTTCACCACCTGCCCGGGGTGCGACCGGCCCGCGCTCTGCGGGAAAGATAAAGAAAGGGAGTAA
- the pyk gene encoding pyruvate kinase, translating into MMLEEVLHRISEQAKRKRMSLPDHKTKIVCTIGPASRSREVLGRMLLAGMNVARLNLSHGSFDEHRENIRNIRTAAEDTDLPVTILLDLPGPKIRVGVLAEEPMMLQKGETITLIPAPASSDPSLIPVDFKQFPQLVSPGSTIFLNDGFLQIRVDDVGERDVRATVIIGGPLLSRKGMSLVGGEGILAVSALTERDLECIEFGLAEGLDTFSISFIQRAEDILRAREYAARSGKTIRVIAKIERQEALANLDEILREADGVMIARGDLGVQTPIEEVPAVQKRIIQKANILGRPAITATQMLMSMTDNIRPTRAEVTDVANAILDGTDAVMLSEETSIGKYPAETVAMMAKIARSTEEKRSIVGAGCTPLEYFRRGKGREEITVNDVVSLNVIEALDALGIRYVLTPTRSGSTARNISRFKPGAWILAFTRNPSTFKFLAFSYGVSPFLIRSEKEYWHGAILDSIRDSGLITPGERVVLTEGVSPGREGTDSLIILTVD; encoded by the coding sequence ATGATGCTCGAAGAGGTGCTGCACCGGATATCCGAGCAGGCGAAACGGAAGCGGATGAGCCTGCCCGACCATAAAACAAAGATTGTCTGTACCATCGGGCCCGCATCGCGCTCCCGGGAGGTGCTCGGCCGGATGCTCCTCGCCGGCATGAACGTCGCCCGGCTCAACCTCTCCCACGGATCGTTCGACGAGCACCGGGAGAACATCCGAAACATCCGGACCGCCGCGGAGGATACGGACCTCCCGGTCACGATCCTGCTCGATCTGCCGGGACCGAAGATCCGGGTCGGCGTCCTCGCAGAAGAGCCCATGATGCTCCAGAAAGGCGAAACCATCACCCTTATCCCCGCCCCGGCGTCGAGCGACCCCTCCCTGATCCCCGTCGACTTCAAGCAGTTCCCGCAGCTGGTCTCACCGGGGAGCACCATCTTTCTCAACGACGGATTCCTCCAGATACGGGTCGACGATGTCGGCGAAAGAGACGTCCGGGCGACGGTGATCATCGGCGGCCCCCTCCTCTCGCGCAAGGGGATGAGCCTCGTGGGTGGCGAGGGGATCCTCGCGGTCAGCGCCCTGACGGAGAGAGACCTCGAGTGCATCGAGTTCGGGCTTGCCGAGGGGCTCGACACCTTCAGCATATCCTTCATCCAGCGGGCGGAGGACATCCTGAGGGCCCGGGAATACGCCGCCCGGTCCGGGAAGACCATCCGGGTGATTGCAAAGATCGAGCGGCAGGAGGCGCTCGCAAACCTCGACGAGATCCTCCGGGAGGCCGACGGGGTGATGATCGCCAGGGGCGATCTCGGTGTCCAGACACCCATCGAGGAGGTCCCCGCGGTGCAGAAGCGGATCATCCAGAAGGCCAACATCCTCGGCCGACCGGCGATCACCGCCACCCAGATGCTGATGTCGATGACCGACAACATCCGGCCCACCCGTGCGGAGGTGACCGATGTCGCGAACGCCATCCTCGACGGCACCGACGCCGTCATGCTCTCCGAGGAGACGTCCATCGGGAAGTACCCGGCCGAGACAGTGGCGATGATGGCGAAGATCGCCCGTTCGACCGAGGAGAAGCGCTCGATCGTCGGGGCCGGATGCACCCCGCTCGAATATTTCCGGCGTGGGAAAGGACGCGAGGAGATCACCGTCAACGACGTCGTCTCCCTAAACGTCATCGAGGCGCTGGACGCGCTCGGCATCCGGTACGTGCTGACCCCTACCCGCTCCGGAAGCACCGCGCGAAACATCTCCCGGTTCAAGCCCGGGGCCTGGATCCTCGCGTTCACCCGAAACCCGAGCACCTTCAAGTTCCTGGCGTTCTCCTACGGGGTCAGCCCGTTCCTGATCCGGAGCGAGAAGGAGTACTGGCACGGGGCGATCCTCGACTCGATCCGGGACTCGGGGCTGATCACGCCCGGCGAGCGTGTGGTGCTGACCGAGGGGGTATCTCCCGGACGCGAAGGAACCGACTCGCTCATCATCCTCACCGTCGATTGA
- a CDS encoding energy-coupling factor ABC transporter ATP-binding protein produces MTEPLLEAENIAYTYPNGPAALAGVSIRIEAGSKTALVGPNGAGKSTLLLMLNGMLRPASGVIRFDGRPLAYDNRSLRELRRRVGFVFQNPDVQIIAPTVEADVAFGPVNLGLPPDAVRRAVRDALGYVGLRGYEKRPPHHLSGGEKKRVAIAGILAMEPAVLVFDEPTSALDPASSEEVMELLDELASGGRTVLVSTHDVELAYRWADSIVLMERGGVLARGPPEEVFSDHGLLASARLKPPALLDLYNELGLRGIIDRDVPPKSVLEFTDRIEQAIHGHAPAGDGGGRIYLCNADRTGGDEVRALVERGTVDHVGAMGTRAKEFANRERILLDYTYGVIDKCILKALIGENSLIITTGGMVEHVHRRIGDYSAESGRALAVIPVWETEEIPPPNNERIPS; encoded by the coding sequence ATGACGGAACCGCTGCTTGAAGCCGAGAACATCGCCTACACCTATCCGAACGGCCCCGCCGCCCTCGCCGGGGTGAGCATCCGGATCGAGGCCGGCTCAAAGACCGCTCTCGTCGGGCCGAACGGCGCCGGGAAGTCGACGCTTCTTCTGATGCTCAACGGCATGCTCCGGCCGGCCTCAGGCGTGATCCGCTTCGACGGCAGGCCGCTCGCCTACGACAACCGGAGCCTCCGCGAACTCCGGCGGCGGGTCGGGTTCGTCTTCCAGAACCCCGATGTCCAGATAATCGCCCCGACCGTTGAAGCGGACGTGGCCTTCGGGCCGGTGAATCTCGGCCTCCCTCCCGACGCCGTCCGGCGAGCGGTGCGAGACGCGCTCGGCTACGTCGGGCTCCGGGGCTACGAGAAGCGGCCGCCCCACCACCTCTCCGGCGGCGAGAAGAAACGGGTCGCCATCGCAGGCATCCTCGCAATGGAACCTGCGGTTCTTGTCTTCGACGAGCCGACCTCCGCGCTCGACCCTGCAAGTTCGGAGGAGGTGATGGAACTCCTCGACGAACTCGCCTCGGGCGGCCGGACGGTGCTCGTCTCCACCCACGACGTCGAACTCGCCTACCGCTGGGCCGACTCGATCGTCCTCATGGAGCGGGGGGGCGTCCTCGCCCGGGGGCCGCCGGAGGAGGTCTTCTCCGACCACGGCCTCCTCGCGTCAGCCAGGCTGAAACCTCCCGCTCTCCTCGACCTCTACAACGAGCTCGGCCTCCGGGGCATCATCGACCGGGACGTTCCTCCAAAGAGCGTGCTCGAGTTCACCGACCGGATCGAGCAGGCGATACACGGCCACGCCCCGGCAGGGGACGGGGGCGGGAGGATCTACCTCTGCAACGCCGACAGAACCGGGGGCGACGAGGTGCGGGCGCTCGTGGAGCGCGGGACGGTCGACCACGTCGGGGCGATGGGCACCCGCGCGAAGGAGTTCGCCAACCGGGAACGGATCCTCCTCGACTACACCTACGGCGTCATCGACAAATGTATTCTAAAAGCGCTCATCGGGGAGAACTCGCTCATCATCACCACCGGGGGCATGGTCGAGCACGTCCATCGCCGTATCGGGGATTACAGCGCCGAGAGCGGACGGGCGCTTGCGGTGATCCCGGTTTGGGAGACGGAGGAGATCCCTCCTCCGAACAACGAGCGCATCCCCTCCTGA
- the cbiQ gene encoding cobalt ECF transporter T component CbiQ, with protein sequence MYEVLEDYAQTNNLRETSVELKLFIGLASILLCVSSPGPVAPLLVAASMSAAVLALAKIPARFYAKLLLVPVSFAAMSIVVILFITGGGAVLLQVPGLPLAITADGANLALLLLARVFGGMCSLYFIALTTPMTEIFDLLRRLRVPAVLIDLSMLTYRFIFILIEEAGQVYRSQVMRLGYGKFRESVRSFGMLAGALFIRTWESGEALVLAMDARCYDGRLGIPGDTRPISVLALAGGLLYLSAVLGVSLFTGGVVLV encoded by the coding sequence ATGTACGAGGTGCTTGAAGACTATGCCCAGACCAATAACCTCCGGGAGACGAGTGTGGAGCTCAAACTCTTCATCGGGCTTGCAAGCATCCTTTTATGCGTCTCGTCGCCGGGCCCCGTCGCCCCCCTGCTCGTCGCGGCCTCGATGAGCGCCGCCGTCCTCGCCCTCGCGAAGATACCGGCACGGTTCTACGCGAAACTCCTCCTGGTTCCGGTCTCGTTTGCAGCGATGAGCATCGTCGTGATCCTCTTCATCACCGGCGGAGGGGCGGTGCTCCTGCAGGTTCCCGGTCTCCCTCTCGCAATCACGGCAGACGGTGCGAACCTCGCCCTTCTCCTCCTCGCGCGGGTCTTCGGGGGCATGTGCTCGCTCTACTTCATCGCGCTCACGACGCCCATGACCGAGATCTTCGATCTCCTCCGGAGACTCCGGGTTCCCGCCGTCCTCATCGACCTTTCCATGCTCACCTACCGGTTCATCTTCATCCTGATCGAGGAGGCGGGCCAGGTCTACCGCTCGCAGGTGATGCGGCTCGGCTACGGAAAGTTCCGGGAGTCGGTGCGGTCTTTCGGGATGCTCGCCGGGGCGCTCTTCATAAGAACCTGGGAGAGCGGCGAAGCGCTGGTTCTTGCGATGGACGCACGCTGCTACGACGGCAGGCTCGGGATTCCCGGCGACACCCGGCCGATCTCGGTTCTCGCGCTCGCAGGCGGCCTCCTCTACCTCTCGGCAGTCCTCGGTGTCTCGCTCTTCACCGGGGGGGTGGTGCTCGTATGA
- a CDS encoding energy-coupling factor ABC transporter substrate-binding protein encodes MKHGMELAVAALIVIFAAVFLFQDAAIQATLGDGEEAWGGADGEAAGLIEASGYEPWIEPFWEPPSGEIESLLFALQAAIGAVIIGYVFGYWQGNRKAA; translated from the coding sequence ATGAAGCACGGCATGGAGCTTGCGGTCGCCGCGCTCATCGTCATCTTCGCCGCCGTCTTTCTCTTTCAGGACGCCGCGATACAGGCAACCCTCGGCGACGGGGAGGAAGCCTGGGGCGGGGCCGACGGCGAGGCCGCCGGGCTCATCGAAGCCTCCGGCTACGAGCCGTGGATCGAGCCGTTCTGGGAGCCCCCGAGCGGCGAGATCGAGTCGCTCCTCTTCGCCCTGCAGGCTGCCATCGGCGCCGTGATCATCGGTTACGTCTTCGGCTACTGGCAGGGCAACAGGAAGGCCGCCTGA